CCGCGTACGAGCGGCCCCGCTGCGACGCGGAGTGCTGCTCGCGGAGGAGGGGAGCCCCGCGCTCACCGCCCCACGGCGCCCCGGGCGCGCAGGGCTGCGTGGGCAGCTGAAGGAGGCGGAGGCTTAGGGGCATCGGAGGTGTGTCTTCCCTCGGTCGTGAGCGATTCGGTCGTGAGCGATGGTGTTGTGTCGATCTGTCCGTCTGTCCGTCTGTCTGTCCGTACCCGGCGTGCACGGCATGCACGGTGCACATGGCGCACGCGGCAGACCAGGCGTACCGGGCGTGCCGGTGGCTCCACGGGCACCGAGCGCGGCGCGGGCCCGGCCCGCTCCCGTACCGGCCGGCCCGCCGGTGACAGCGCCGCGGACCGGACCAGGGCCCTGGTACGACCCTGCCCTGCCAACGACCGGAGCACCCGCAGCGTTCCCGTACGGAGTCGTGCCGTTCCCCTGTGGAGTCGTACCCGTCCCCCCGTGGAACTGTCCATGGAGCTGCGTTCGGAACTGTCCATGAGGCGCGTTGTCGGTGCCCTGAGCCATGACGGTCCTTGCGGAGCCACCCCAGACGCTACCTCCAGGTCACGTATCCGTGGCGAGGGGGCCGCTGCGCGGTGCCGGTATCGTTTGTGGCGTCGGCCGCTTCGTGAGGTTCGCCGTACCCGTACTCCGGGAGGCGAAGTCCTCGTACGGCCCCGCGAACCCGTGCGGCCCGGCGGACGTACAACGCCGTACGGCCGCCCGCCGCCCACCGCTGGCCGGGCCGGCCGCCGGGCGGTCCCGGCACCGCCCGTGACCGCAACAGCTCTGTGAGAAAGGGCCCCACCGTGGCTCCCACTGAGGCCGTCAAGCGCCTCGTCGTGCTGGTCTCCGGCTCCGGCACCAACCTTCAGGCCCTGCTGGACGCCGTCGCGGCCCGCGGCCCCGAGGCGTACGGCGCCCGGATCGTCGCCGTGGGCGCCGACCGGCACTCCGCCACCGGTCTGGAGCGTGCACGCGGCGCGGGGCTGCCCACGTTCGTGTGCCGCGTGGCGGACCACGGGAGCCGTGCCGAGTGGGACGCGGCGCTCACCGCGGCCGTCGCCGCGTACCGGCCGGACCTGGTGGTCTCCGCGGGCTTCATGAAGATCCTGGGCAAGGAGTTCCTCGCCCGGTTCGGCGGCCGGACCGTCAACACCCATCCCGCGCTGCTGCCCAGCTTCCCCGGGGCGCACGGCGTGCGGGACGCGCTGGCGTACGGCGCCAGGGTCACCGGCTGCACCGTCCACTTCGTCGACGACGGCGTCGACACGGGACCGATCATCGCGCAGCGCGCGGTCGAGGTGGTCGAGGAGGACACCGAGGAGGGCGAGGCCGCCCTCCATGAGCGCATCAAGGACGTCGAGCGACGGCTGCTCGTCGATGTCGTGGGGCGACTGGCCCGGCACGGCTACCGCATCGAGGGACGAAAGGTAATGCTGCCCGATGAGTGATGAGGGCGTGACCACCGAGACCACCGGCACAGCGGGTACCGGCGGTGCAGCAGGTTCGACCGGGGGCGACGGCTCGCGCGTGCCCATCCGGCGGGCGCTGGTCAGCGTCTACGACAAGACCGGCCTGGAGGACCTGGCGCGCGGCCTGCACGAGGCGGGCGTCGAGCTGGTGTCGACCGGCTCCACCGCGGCCCGGATCGCCGCCGCCGGCGTACCCGTCACCAAGGTCGAGGACCTGACCGGCTTCCCCGAGTGCCTGGACGGCCGCGTCAAGACGCTGCACCCGCGCGTGCACGCCGGCCTGCTCGCCGACCTCCGCCTCGCCGACCACCGCCGGCAGTTGGAGGAGCTGGACATCGAGCCGTTCCAGCTGTTCGTCGGCAACCTCTACCCGTTCCGGGAGACCGTGGCCTCCGGCGCCTCGCCCGACGAGTGCGTGGAGCAGATCGACATCGGCGGCCCCTCCATGGTGCGCGCCGCCGCCAAGAACCACCCCTCCGTCGCCGTCGTCACCAGCCCC
The nucleotide sequence above comes from Streptomyces sp. TS71-3. Encoded proteins:
- the purN gene encoding phosphoribosylglycinamide formyltransferase, producing the protein MRKGPTVAPTEAVKRLVVLVSGSGTNLQALLDAVAARGPEAYGARIVAVGADRHSATGLERARGAGLPTFVCRVADHGSRAEWDAALTAAVAAYRPDLVVSAGFMKILGKEFLARFGGRTVNTHPALLPSFPGAHGVRDALAYGARVTGCTVHFVDDGVDTGPIIAQRAVEVVEEDTEEGEAALHERIKDVERRLLVDVVGRLARHGYRIEGRKVMLPDE